TTTCACCATGTTACTGAAATATGTTTAAATACAGACTGATATTCTAGATCCAGCAATTCAGGGCACACTGAATGTGTTAAGGTCATGCAAGAAGAACCCTTCCGTTAGACGAGTCGTTCTCACGTCATCATCTTCGACCGTAAGAGTGAGAGACGATTTTGATCCACTGATTCCTCTCGACGAGTCTTCTTGGACCTCTGAGGAACTTTGCAGAAGCCTACAGGTAAAGCTCTCACAGTCTCTATCAAAATGACCAAATGTCTGTGCTAGTTAAACTTAGGCTTGAGCTGGACCACAATCCTAGCCTATAATTGGATTGGGATTGGTCAATTGTCAGGCTACTTTCTTTAGCTTTGTCTAAATTGCATAAACCAAACTAAATGCTCATTGTCTTTTTGTATGCATAATTAGATCTGGTATCCATTATCGAAAACTCTGGCTGAAAAGGCAGCATGGGAATACTGTAAAGAAAACGGTATCAGCTTAGCTACGATCCTTCCTTCCTTCGTCATTGGCCCTAGTCTCCCACGAGAGATATGTTCCACTCTATCTGATGTTATTGGTCTACTTAAAGGTTCCATTCAATCCTGCAATGTCTACATGAACATGTTAATTATGCTTAGATTTTTATACATTTTACGAATTTGTGAACGATACAGGTGAAACCGAGAGATTTCATTGGCACGGAAGAATGGGTTATGTGCATATCGATGATGTAGCGCTTTGCCATATCCTTGCATATGAAAATGCAGACGCAAGTGGGAGATATATTTGTAGCTCTGATGTTATTGACAACAATGAGTTAGCGTCTTTTCTCTCTAGTCGCTATCCCACTTTAGCTGTACCAAAGAGGTCAGTTCTATGCTTCTGTCGAACTCATCTAATCTAGTGACTTGTCGACCTCATCTAATCTAGTGACTTATTCTGGTGTACAATAATGGGCCTGTGCAAGCCCATGATTCATCGATGCATGATGAGCACAGTTGAACAGTGCACATCCTAGGTAGTAGAATATATTGTTCCTATAAATATGGTTTTGATGAGACCTTTAACgattgatgtttttggttttggTAGGTTTGAGCAGCTTGACAGACCAAGTTACGAGTTGAATACATCCAAGATGAGGAGTTTGGGAATCAAATTCAAAGGACTAGAAGAAATGTTTGATGACTGCATTG
This DNA window, taken from Papaver somniferum cultivar HN1 chromosome 3, ASM357369v1, whole genome shotgun sequence, encodes the following:
- the LOC113361448 gene encoding tetraketide alpha-pyrone reductase 1-like, which codes for MGDNKDVDLKGKVCVTGASGYLASWLIKRLLLSGYQVIGTVRDPGNFDKVAHLWRLEGAEERLKLVKADLMTENSFDAAISGCEGVFHTASPVLGPKADPQTDILDPAIQGTLNVLRSCKKNPSVRRVVLTSSSSTVRVRDDFDPLIPLDESSWTSEELCRSLQIWYPLSKTLAEKAAWEYCKENGISLATILPSFVIGPSLPREICSTLSDVIGLLKGETERFHWHGRMGYVHIDDVALCHILAYENADASGRYICSSDVIDNNELASFLSSRYPTLAVPKRFEQLDRPSYELNTSKMRSLGIKFKGLEEMFDDCIASLKEQGHL